The Drosophila teissieri strain GT53w chromosome X, Prin_Dtei_1.1, whole genome shotgun sequence genome has a segment encoding these proteins:
- the LOC122624143 gene encoding synaptobrevin homolog YKT6 encodes MVKLFALSIFHKGASEARLLKTASDLQSFSFFQRGTVNEFMTFASKTIVERTQPALRQSVKQDAYMCHVYVRADNLAGVLIADHEYPHRVAHTLITKILDDFTAKVSADQWPNGTEATISFDLLPAFLARYQNPVEADPLTKMQNDLDETKIILKNTIEAVLERGEKLDDMVSKSEKLSLQSKAFYKTAKKTNSCCSFT; translated from the exons ATGGTCAAGTTGTTCGCGTTGAGCATCTTTCACAAGGGCGCCAGCGAGGCGCGCCTCCTAAAGACCGCCTCGGACCTGCAGTCCTTCTCCTTTTTCCAACGTGGCACCGTCAACGAGTTCATGAC TTTCGCTTCGAAGACAATTGTGGAGCGCACACAGCCGGCCCTGCGGCAATCGGTGAAGCAGGATGCCTACATGTGTCATGTGTATGTGAGGGCGGACAATTTGGCCGGTGTCCTGATCGCCGATCATGAGTATCCGCATCGCGTGGCGCACACGCTCATCACAAAGATTCTGGATGACTTCACGGCCAAGGTGTCGGCCGATCAGTGGCCCAATGGCACGGAGGCCACCATCTCATTTGACTTGCTGCCAGCGTTTTTAGCACGCTATCAAAATCCCGTCGAAGCGGATCCGCTgacgaaaatgcaaaacgacCTGGACGAGACGAAGATCATTCTAAAGAACACCATCGAGGCGGTGCTGGAGCGAGGCGAGAAGCTGGACGACATGGTTAGCAAGTCGGAGAAATTGTCGCTGCAGAGCAAGGCGTTCTACAAGACGGCGAAAAAGACTAactcctgctgcagcttcaCTTAG